DNA sequence from the Leptospiraceae bacterium genome:
TCAATCAGATCCCATTTGTTCACAAAAAGTATCATCGCACGATTTAATTCTTTTACGAGAGCTACGATTTTTTTGTCATATTTTGTGATTCCATCAGGAGCTGAAATCACCAAAATCACAATATCGGAATCTTGAATAGCTCTGATGGTTCTACGAGAAGAAATAAACTCTATATGATCCTCAATCACCTTTCTTTTTCGTAAACCTGCAGTATCCAAGATTCGTATGTTCTTTCCAAAAAAACGAATCACAGTATCAATTGTATCCCTTGTTGTTCCTGGAATGTCAGAAACCAACGATATTTCTTTTCCTGCCCACAAGTTAAAGAGAGTGGACTTCCCCACATTGGGTTTCCCCACGATGGTAATGCGAATATCATCCTGAAGAAAGTCAGAAACCACCGTCGAATCATAATAGCCCTTTTTTTGTGATTTTTCACGATGTTTTTCTTCGTAGTCTTTGTCGTGACGAATCTGAGGAAACATTTCCGCCAATATACTGATAAGTTTTTTTACATTGTATTTACTCAGTGCTGAAATTCCTATGGGAGAAAAATTAGCTTCAAAAAAATTGGGAAGAAACTCAAATTCTCGTTCTTTACTATCTATCTTATTCACAGCTTCGATAATGGGTTTTGTTAGTTCTTTTTTATGGTATTCTCGGAATTCAAAATCAAACCTACTGGGAGAAGGTGGCTCCATCAAGTGAATGATGACATCAGCCTGGGATTTGATGAATTCATAGGCTTTTTCTCTGGCTAACCTTTCCAGCTCATTTTTCTCTTCCCCCAGATCCATCACGTCCAATCCCGGAAGATCGTAAAACAAAGCATGTATCCCAAAATTTTGGATTTCAACCTCAATCACATCTCTTGTAAGTCCTGGATAATCATCAACAATGGTTCGTTGTTTTCCGGACAAGAGATTAATTAAGCTGGATTTTCCTACATTTTTCTTCCCAACAATGGCAATTTTGAGCAATTTTTTTTTAGTAATCATATTGTTTGTACTTCAAGACCCGTTGGATTTGTTTTTCGGTTTCTTTTTTTCGTTCTTCTTGTCGCTTGTCATAAAGTTTCTTTCCTCTACATAAGGCAATTTCTAATTTGACTATATTTTTCGAATTAAAGTAAAGCTTCAAAGGAATGA
Encoded proteins:
- the der gene encoding ribosome biogenesis GTPase Der, which gives rise to MITKKKLLKIAIVGKKNVGKSSLINLLSGKQRTIVDDYPGLTRDVIEVEIQNFGIHALFYDLPGLDVMDLGEEKNELERLAREKAYEFIKSQADVIIHLMEPPSPSRFDFEFREYHKKELTKPIIEAVNKIDSKEREFEFLPNFFEANFSPIGISALSKYNVKKLISILAEMFPQIRHDKDYEEKHREKSQKKGYYDSTVVSDFLQDDIRITIVGKPNVGKSTLFNLWAGKEISLVSDIPGTTRDTIDTVIRFFGKNIRILDTAGLRKRKVIEDHIEFISSRRTIRAIQDSDIVILVISAPDGITKYDKKIVALVKELNRAMILFVNKWDLIENKHDKIQKEYLEGLYAELPYLKNVPILFGSAKTKKRATEPLKKVLELYEKLHFRISTSQFNRYIQEQLKKFPHNQKFKIYYATQVAEKPLIFVLFCNHKSLISSNFISFLENRIREDFQLYGVPIRMKLKEKTDED